A single genomic interval of Tsukamurella paurometabola harbors:
- a CDS encoding response regulator, with protein sequence MTIRVLVVDDEPQIARAHAEYVRRIDGFEVAGVAGTAGAALGEVRRSAVAGPPVDLVLADVGLPDRSGLDLAADLAGVRPRPDVMVITSARDMETVRGAMASGAILYLIKPFTFAAFADRLRRYLSFREALGGGDVGQREVDAAFAALREAPAETTAPKGLAPSTLEAVTGALRHAEGPIGAAEVASRTGMSRVTAWRYLERLADDRLCERVTEYGGRGRPEVRYRWL encoded by the coding sequence ATGACGATCCGGGTGCTGGTGGTCGACGACGAGCCGCAGATCGCCCGCGCACACGCCGAATACGTCCGGCGCATCGACGGTTTCGAGGTCGCGGGGGTCGCGGGCACGGCGGGCGCCGCCCTCGGCGAGGTGCGGCGGTCCGCGGTCGCCGGCCCGCCCGTCGACCTGGTGCTCGCCGACGTGGGCCTCCCGGACCGCAGCGGCCTCGACCTGGCGGCGGATCTCGCCGGCGTGCGGCCGCGGCCCGACGTCATGGTGATCACCTCGGCCCGCGACATGGAGACCGTCCGCGGCGCGATGGCCAGCGGCGCGATCCTGTACCTCATCAAACCCTTCACGTTCGCGGCCTTCGCGGACCGGCTGCGCCGCTACCTCTCCTTCCGCGAGGCGCTGGGCGGCGGCGACGTGGGCCAGCGCGAGGTGGACGCCGCCTTCGCCGCGCTGCGCGAGGCGCCCGCGGAGACGACGGCGCCGAAGGGGCTGGCACCGTCGACCCTGGAGGCCGTCACCGGCGCGCTGCGGCACGCCGAGGGCCCGATCGGCGCCGCGGAGGTGGCGTCCCGGACGGGCATGTCGCGGGTCACGGCCTGGCGTTACCTCGAGCGCCTGGCCGACGACCGACTCTGCGAGCGGGTCACCGAGTACGGCGGCCGCGGCCGCCCGGAGGTGCGCTACCGCTGGCTGTGA